The Solibacillus sp. FSL R7-0682 genome includes a window with the following:
- a CDS encoding DUF4184 family protein, translated as MPLTFAHPAAVLPFSRKSMYINFLALVLGSMSPDFEYFLHGKPHSVYGHTFSGFILFNLPLVIIVYFLYKACIHRALITHLPSIFQDHSTPKVSANILVKSIVFLYSALLGMLTHVVWDSFTHIGGYVVLKLPFLTYTVSMLNLNIPIYKFLQHGSTMVGIILIIGYMYIRTKRNGGIRDERIKPIQKCMYWGQITVLTFLLFCLWYVIDEVSIQAYGIIVVRIIDSALISLLIVSLFFNHVIRKNAKLNIAHYK; from the coding sequence ATGCCGTTGACTTTTGCTCATCCAGCTGCAGTTTTACCATTTTCAAGGAAGAGTATGTACATAAATTTTTTAGCTTTAGTATTAGGTAGTATGTCACCAGATTTTGAGTATTTTCTTCATGGAAAGCCACATAGTGTATACGGTCATACCTTTAGCGGATTTATATTATTTAATTTACCGCTCGTCATTATCGTCTATTTCCTTTATAAAGCATGTATACATAGGGCATTAATTACTCATCTTCCATCAATTTTTCAGGATCATTCTACCCCAAAAGTAAGCGCCAACATTTTGGTAAAGAGTATTGTTTTTTTATATTCCGCGTTATTAGGGATGCTGACACATGTAGTTTGGGATTCCTTTACGCATATAGGCGGATATGTGGTATTAAAGTTACCGTTTCTTACCTACACCGTTTCAATGTTGAATTTGAATATCCCTATTTATAAGTTTTTACAACATGGAAGCACAATGGTTGGAATCATCTTAATAATAGGATATATGTATATTCGTACAAAAAGAAATGGAGGTATACGTGATGAGAGGATAAAACCAATACAAAAATGTATGTATTGGGGTCAAATTACCGTACTCACATTTCTTCTGTTTTGTTTATGGTATGTAATCGATGAAGTATCCATTCAAGCGTATGGTATTATCGTTGTTCGCATCATTGATTCTGCCCTTATTAGTTTGTTAATTGTTTCATTATTTTTTAATCATGTAATTAGAAAAAACGCGAAGCTAAACATTGCTCACTATAAGTAA
- a CDS encoding class I SAM-dependent methyltransferase translates to MKNTDKFTGLASHYASARPSYSKQLIDYLYEQCGFTEKSVIADIGSGTGKFAKLLLERGSFVYGVEPNKDMRDMAMKELGQFTHFKALTGSDSATGLMPKSVDFVTVAQAFHWFDEVAFQWECSRILKPEGKVFLIWNVRDQNALLNQRMHQLFEKYCPNFPGFSGWMQRDDYKINSFFNKQYEVISFSDPLFFTKEKYIQRCLSASYSLQKGEPKFDEYVKEIEQLFNEYAVGNLVEMPNQVIAYVGYPTSLLKS, encoded by the coding sequence ATGAAAAATACAGATAAATTTACGGGCTTAGCTAGCCATTATGCATCTGCTCGACCATCTTATTCTAAGCAATTAATAGATTACTTGTATGAACAATGCGGATTTACAGAGAAGTCTGTTATCGCAGATATCGGTTCAGGTACAGGGAAATTTGCGAAATTACTGCTAGAGCGGGGCAGCTTTGTATATGGTGTGGAACCGAACAAGGATATGCGTGATATGGCAATGAAAGAGCTTGGGCAGTTTACTCATTTTAAAGCATTAACAGGCTCCGATTCAGCTACAGGACTAATGCCAAAATCAGTGGATTTTGTTACAGTCGCCCAGGCATTTCATTGGTTTGACGAAGTCGCCTTTCAATGGGAATGTTCACGTATTTTAAAACCAGAGGGAAAAGTATTTTTAATATGGAATGTGCGCGACCAGAACGCTTTACTTAATCAAAGGATGCATCAGCTTTTTGAGAAGTATTGTCCGAATTTCCCTGGTTTTAGTGGTTGGATGCAGCGAGATGATTATAAAATCAATTCCTTTTTTAATAAGCAATATGAAGTGATTTCCTTTTCCGATCCGTTATTCTTCACGAAGGAAAAATATATTCAACGGTGTCTATCAGCATCGTACTCTCTTCAAAAAGGAGAGCCGAAATTTGATGAATATGTGAAAGAAATCGAACAACTTTTTAATGAATATGCGGTCGGAAATCTAGTCGAAATGCCAAATCAAGTAATAGCATATGTGGGATACCCTACAAGTTTATTAAAGAGTTAA
- a CDS encoding MerR family transcriptional regulator: MITIKDISKRTGISVRTLRYYEEIALLIPSAKTEGGHRLYGEEELKKLQQILFLKNLGFKLKEIQTLLNKTWNWSASIEHQLAFVKEEQEKLKQMENTLIGLKNALAIEGELTEALIQQMIQLSLREQDQKQAFRKQLFADSEMDLIKKLPNINRNDPHSLEWVALLGQLKQEVSHGAESAEVQRIIKRMVEKSEEAYKDNDLFLEKMWEIRKSPSLSEQAGLYPLDNDFINFIEQAYTIYEARKEAGQL; this comes from the coding sequence ATGATTACCATTAAAGATATTTCAAAAAGAACGGGTATTTCAGTTCGTACATTACGCTATTATGAAGAGATTGCTTTACTCATACCATCAGCTAAAACAGAGGGTGGCCATCGTCTATATGGAGAAGAAGAACTAAAAAAACTTCAACAAATTTTATTTCTCAAAAATTTAGGGTTTAAGCTGAAGGAAATTCAAACACTTTTGAATAAGACGTGGAATTGGTCCGCTAGTATTGAGCATCAGCTTGCATTTGTGAAAGAGGAGCAAGAGAAGTTAAAGCAAATGGAGAATACATTAATTGGTTTGAAAAATGCTTTAGCCATCGAAGGGGAGCTGACAGAAGCCCTTATTCAACAGATGATTCAACTTTCATTACGAGAGCAAGACCAAAAACAAGCCTTTCGAAAGCAACTATTCGCTGATAGTGAAATGGATTTAATCAAAAAACTTCCGAATATAAATCGGAATGATCCTCACTCGTTAGAATGGGTCGCTTTATTAGGGCAGTTGAAGCAAGAGGTGTCACATGGTGCTGAATCAGCTGAGGTACAACGTATTATAAAACGTATGGTCGAAAAGAGTGAAGAAGCATATAAGGATAACGATCTTTTTCTAGAGAAAATGTGGGAAATACGAAAATCCCCCTCACTTTCAGAGCAAGCTGGATTGTATCCATTAGATAATGATTTTATAAACTTTATTGAACAAGCATATACCATTTATGAAGCTAGAAAAGAAGCCGGTCAGCTATGA
- a CDS encoding stalk domain-containing protein, with the protein MKKINILLIVILLLTSFTVVNQNVEAASNITINVAGVKQSYSNKAIIKSGSTLVPLRGIFESLGATVQWNQSTKTIDASKGNTKIWLKIGSKTTKVNGKTVTIAVPAQIVNGSTLVPLRFISEALGANVQWTQASKTIDITPAKGSSKTMKIHFIDVGQGDATLIQSPNGKNILIDGGPRSEGNQLVAYIKSLGISKLDYVVATHPDADHIGGLIAVLNSISVSKFINSGKDHTSETYMNMLYLISSKNIPYTEPSSGTVVMDENNLEFYLKVIYANKNATENNEASLVIKGGYCGTDVLLMGDAGLEVENILLKSANNLKVDLLKVGHHGSSSSSSLNFLKAVNPEATILSYGKDNSYGHPHQTVLNNINTVGSKMYSTATEGTIIATIDCNGYKLNAKEFSGGNVAPPTVPSKTYQNCTELRIDYPSGVPASHPAYQAKMDRDQDGWACE; encoded by the coding sequence ATGAAGAAAATTAACATTTTGTTAATAGTGATTTTACTACTAACATCATTCACAGTTGTGAATCAAAACGTTGAGGCAGCCTCAAATATTACAATTAATGTTGCAGGAGTAAAGCAATCCTATAGCAACAAAGCGATTATTAAATCTGGGAGCACCTTAGTCCCACTTAGAGGGATTTTTGAGTCATTAGGAGCAACTGTTCAATGGAATCAATCAACGAAAACAATTGATGCATCTAAGGGAAATACAAAAATTTGGTTAAAAATCGGTTCAAAGACTACGAAGGTAAATGGCAAAACTGTTACCATTGCTGTCCCAGCACAAATTGTGAATGGCAGTACGCTCGTTCCACTACGATTTATTAGTGAAGCATTAGGAGCAAATGTACAATGGACACAAGCTTCTAAAACAATTGATATAACGCCTGCTAAAGGCTCCTCAAAAACGATGAAGATACACTTTATCGATGTTGGGCAAGGGGATGCGACGTTAATTCAATCCCCAAACGGCAAAAATATTTTAATTGATGGTGGTCCGCGTTCAGAAGGCAATCAGCTAGTCGCCTATATTAAGTCACTTGGCATATCAAAGCTCGATTATGTCGTCGCTACACATCCAGATGCAGACCATATTGGTGGCCTAATTGCAGTGTTAAATAGTATATCCGTAAGTAAATTTATCAATAGTGGAAAAGATCATACTTCTGAAACCTATATGAACATGCTTTATTTAATTTCAAGTAAAAATATCCCCTATACTGAACCATCATCTGGAACAGTAGTAATGGATGAAAATAATTTGGAATTTTATTTAAAAGTTATTTATGCAAATAAAAATGCAACGGAAAATAATGAAGCTAGCCTTGTTATTAAAGGTGGCTATTGTGGAACAGATGTATTATTAATGGGAGATGCAGGACTTGAAGTTGAAAATATTTTACTGAAGTCAGCAAATAATTTAAAAGTCGACTTATTAAAAGTAGGACATCACGGCTCAAGTTCAAGTAGCTCATTAAATTTCTTAAAGGCAGTTAATCCTGAAGCTACAATTTTAAGCTATGGAAAAGATAATTCCTACGGCCATCCACATCAAACGGTTTTAAACAATATAAACACAGTTGGTTCAAAAATGTATTCAACTGCAACAGAAGGAACAATTATTGCTACGATCGATTGTAATGGCTATAAATTGAATGCGAAGGAATTCAGTGGAGGGAATGTTGCACCGCCAACAGTGCCTTCAAAAACGTATCAAAACTGTACAGAGTTACGTATAGATTACCCAAGTGGTGTGCCAGCAAGCCACCCAGCTTATCAAGCAAAAATGGACCGTGATCAAGACGGTTGGGCTTGTGAGTAA
- a CDS encoding GAP family protein, whose translation MSNEILLYIGALALLDMFSPAIIGVTVYVLLSAKGKQTKLIITYLVTIIVLYFSTGIFLMLGLDIIFRPIADAFSSNTAKIAMTSIGAILFIGSWFVPKKKGMDQPRPKNFKVNAMVAMGLTTFVVEVATAIPYFASIGLMVSHHFSFYEWLPILLGYNVIMIVPALFLLFLFILFRRWMVKPLRNLQILIQKNTSSALSWIMFVVGLILLLNGGGI comes from the coding sequence ATGAGTAATGAAATTTTATTGTATATTGGCGCATTGGCATTACTTGATATGTTTAGTCCAGCGATAATCGGCGTAACAGTATATGTATTACTGTCAGCAAAAGGAAAACAAACGAAATTAATCATCACCTATTTAGTTACGATTATCGTCTTGTATTTTAGTACGGGTATTTTTTTAATGCTTGGCTTAGATATTATTTTTCGTCCAATTGCAGATGCATTCAGTAGCAATACGGCCAAAATAGCAATGACGAGTATTGGAGCTATTTTATTTATTGGTAGTTGGTTTGTGCCAAAGAAAAAAGGAATGGATCAACCGAGGCCGAAAAACTTTAAGGTAAATGCAATGGTTGCAATGGGATTAACGACGTTTGTTGTGGAAGTAGCTACTGCCATACCTTATTTTGCTTCGATCGGGCTAATGGTAAGTCATCACTTTAGCTTTTATGAGTGGTTACCTATTTTACTAGGATACAATGTGATAATGATTGTACCAGCACTTTTTTTACTTTTCCTATTCATATTATTCCGTCGATGGATGGTAAAACCGTTAAGGAATTTGCAAATTTTAATACAAAAGAATACAAGTTCAGCGCTTTCATGGATCATGTTTGTTGTTGGGCTAATTTTGCTACTTAATGGTGGGGGAATTTAA
- a CDS encoding DUF2812 domain-containing protein, whose amino-acid sequence MGNFIRKIRIDEFWRIAEQEVWFQEMSAKGFHLKKLGKYLVTFEKGEKSDVYYKIEPSNWMNLSTVQLEKSEQLGFEYVTNYTVYFTTYHVFSTTNEHAKEQSIIDREVQLKAFETVKKWTRNTIFITFIPTLLLSAIFVAFLFRSEASIYHFVVSEHILFFILVGYILMSLPTAYISMKSISQYSLEQLNSITTIRSSNKKKRRWVLIIGFLSYLLLMTALAFMPIVQIIKMDTKTMPAEAHDLPIIPLADIEQNANLRRESSDIWDEVDWNNRYSVEWSILAPIQYKSNQALIDDQSSYRPYMSYEVYQLQFAQLTALFMDDLIERNEYRVEKKDFTKINDRRFNQLLVYNNGLIKTIVAVKGKAVAYIDYNGQAVEEIILDQLSNRLSTISE is encoded by the coding sequence ATGGGTAATTTCATTCGAAAAATTCGAATAGATGAATTTTGGCGGATAGCTGAGCAGGAAGTATGGTTTCAGGAAATGTCCGCCAAAGGGTTTCACTTAAAAAAGCTAGGCAAGTACTTAGTTACTTTTGAAAAAGGAGAAAAAAGTGACGTCTATTATAAAATTGAGCCTTCGAATTGGATGAACTTATCAACCGTTCAGCTGGAAAAAAGTGAACAATTAGGCTTTGAATATGTCACGAACTATACGGTCTATTTTACAACGTACCATGTTTTTAGTACGACAAATGAGCATGCAAAAGAACAAAGCATCATTGATCGAGAGGTGCAATTAAAGGCTTTTGAAACGGTTAAAAAGTGGACGAGAAATACTATCTTTATTACATTCATTCCGACGCTCCTTCTATCAGCAATTTTTGTAGCGTTCCTTTTTAGAAGTGAAGCATCTATATATCATTTTGTAGTGAGTGAACATATACTTTTCTTTATTTTAGTAGGATATATACTTATGTCTTTACCTACTGCATATATTTCCATGAAAAGTATTAGTCAATATAGTTTAGAACAATTAAACAGTATAACCACCATTAGATCATCGAATAAGAAGAAACGAAGGTGGGTATTAATAATTGGTTTCCTATCATACCTCCTTCTAATGACCGCATTAGCATTTATGCCTATTGTACAAATAATAAAAATGGATACAAAAACGATGCCAGCAGAAGCGCACGATTTGCCAATTATCCCTTTAGCGGATATCGAACAAAATGCAAATTTACGTCGAGAATCAAGTGATATTTGGGATGAAGTAGATTGGAATAATCGATACTCGGTGGAGTGGAGCATTTTAGCACCGATTCAGTATAAATCAAATCAAGCATTAATTGATGATCAATCGTCTTATCGACCATATATGAGTTACGAGGTATACCAACTTCAGTTCGCTCAATTAACCGCACTGTTCATGGATGATTTAATCGAACGAAATGAATATAGAGTGGAAAAAAAGGATTTTACGAAAATAAATGATCGTCGCTTTAATCAATTACTTGTATATAATAACGGGTTAATCAAAACGATTGTGGCAGTAAAGGGCAAGGCGGTTGCGTATATAGACTACAATGGTCAGGCTGTAGAAGAAATCATTTTGGATCAATTAAGTAACAGACTTTCGACAATTTCAGAATGA
- a CDS encoding histidine phosphatase family protein, producing MQKLVVIRHCEAEGQAPTANLTHSGQYQAKELVKFLEGMPIKKIISSPFNRAVQSILPFANKQNMPIEIDDRLMERVLSSENLVDWQEKLKQSFHDENLKLTGGESSREAASRVVELVEQLLQENEHTIALITHGNLMTLLLKHFSPTEFGFEQWKQLSNPDVYLIEKNEEIEIKRIWNPSGSLKM from the coding sequence TTGCAAAAATTAGTTGTCATAAGGCATTGTGAAGCGGAAGGGCAGGCACCTACCGCAAACCTGACTCATAGCGGGCAGTATCAAGCTAAAGAGTTAGTAAAATTTTTAGAGGGCATGCCCATAAAAAAAATCATTTCTAGTCCATTTAATCGCGCGGTTCAATCCATATTGCCTTTTGCGAATAAACAGAATATGCCGATCGAAATAGACGATCGGTTAATGGAAAGAGTTTTAAGTAGTGAAAATTTAGTCGATTGGCAGGAAAAATTAAAACAAAGCTTTCATGACGAAAATTTAAAGCTTACAGGCGGTGAATCAAGTAGGGAAGCGGCATCGCGCGTTGTAGAATTAGTGGAGCAATTGCTTCAGGAAAATGAACATACGATAGCACTTATTACGCATGGTAACCTTATGACATTATTATTAAAGCATTTCTCACCAACAGAATTTGGTTTCGAACAATGGAAACAACTTAGTAATCCGGATGTATATTTAATAGAAAAGAATGAAGAAATCGAAATTAAGCGGATTTGGAATCCAAGTGGAAGCTTAAAAATGTAG